Proteins encoded by one window of Ovis canadensis isolate MfBH-ARS-UI-01 breed Bighorn chromosome 14, ARS-UI_OviCan_v2, whole genome shotgun sequence:
- the SNAI3 gene encoding zinc finger protein SNAI3 — MPRSFLVKTHSSHRVPNYGQLETQRDTSGACSACGGLVVPFILPDKVAPSTSGDSPQPWDFTSVVAHVSLPLPTFLCNEEAGRASGPGPLEVSLEDPRAGRAPSAPLRDSVNHLNLPPLLALPTRWPSILNADGAQAPGCCLPGAERAPCTPGGFPCHKPFHAPAALARHQQLHCHLQAQRCFTCKFCDKEYGSLGALKMHIRTHTLPCLCAVCGKAFSRPWLLQGHLRTHTGEKPYTCPHCSRAFADRSNLRAHLQTHSDTKKYRCKHCAKTFSRMALLARHEEAGCCTP; from the exons ATGCCGCGCTCCTTCCTCGTGAAGACGCACTCCAGCCACAGAGTCCCCAACTACGGGCAGCTGGAGACGCAGAGAG ATACCAGTGGTGCCTGTTCAGCCTGTGGAGGGCTGGTGGTGCCCTTCATCCTCCCAGACAAGGTGGCCCCGTCCACATCTGGCGACTCTCCCCAGCCCTGGGACTTCACCTCCGTCGTTGCCCatgtctccctgcccctccccacgtTCCTGTGTAATGAGGAAGCTGGCAGGGCCTCGGGGCCAGGCCCCCTGGAAGTCAGCCTGGAGGACCCTCGGGCTGGCCGGGCCCCCAGCGCACCTCTCAGAGACAGTGTGAACCACCTCAACCTGCCTCCTCTGCTGGCTTTGCCCACGCGCTGGCCCTCGATCCTGAACGCAGATGGGGCCCAGGCTCCTGGCTGCTGCCTGCCGGGGGCTGAGCGGGCCCCCTGCACCCCGGGGGGCTTCCCCTGCCACAAGCCCTTCCACGCGCCGGCCGCCCTGGCCAGGCATCAGCAGCTGCACTGCCACCTGCAGGCCCAGCGCTGCTTTACCTGCAAGTTCTGCGACAAGGAGTACGGCAGCCTGGGCGCCCTCAAGATGCACATCCGCACGCACACGCTGCCCTGCCTCTGCGCCGTCTGCGGCAAGGCCTTCTCCAGGCCCTGGCTGCTCCAGGGCCACCTCCGGACCCACACAG GTGAGAAGCCCTACACCTGCCCTCACTGCAGCAGGGCCTTCGCCGACCGCTCCAACCTGCGGGCCCACCTACAGACGCACTCGGACACCAAGAAGTATCGGTGTAAACACTGCGCTAAGACCTTCTCCCGCATGGCGCTCCTGGCGCGGCATGAGGAGGCTGGCTGCTGCACCCCCTGA
- the RNF166 gene encoding E3 ubiquitin-protein ligase RNF166, giving the protein MAMFRSLVGSAQQRQPPGGPAGGDSALEAQYSCPICLEVYHRPVAIGSCGHTFCGECLQPCLQVPSPLCPLCRLPFDPKKVDKAAHVEKQLASYKAPCRGCSKKVTLAKMRVHVSSCVKVQEQMANCPKFVPVVPTSQPIPSAVPNRSTFACPYCGARNLDQQELVKHCVDNHRSDPNRVVCPICSAMPWGDPSYKSANFLQHLLHRHKFSYDTFVDYSIDEEAAFQAALALSLSEN; this is encoded by the exons ATGGCGATGTTCCGCAGCCTGGTGGGCTCGGCTCAGCAGCGACAGCCGCCGGGCGGGCCCGCTGGCGGCGACAGCGCCCTGGAGGCGCAGTACAGCTGCCCCATCTGCCTGGAAGTCTACCACCGGCCCGTGGCCATCGGCAGCTGCGGCCACAC GTTCTGTGGGGAGTGCCTCCAGCCCTGCCTGCAGGTGCCGTCCCCTCTGTGCCCGCTGTGCCGCCTGCCCTTTGACCCCAAGAAGGTGGACAAGGCTGCCCACGTGGAGAAGCAGCTCGCGTCCTACAAGGCACCCTGCCGAGGCTGCAGTAAGAAG gtgacgctggcCAAGATGAGAGTGCACGTGTCCTCCTGCGTGAAGGTCCAGGAGCAGATGGCCAACTGTCCCAAGTTTGTCCCTGTGGTGCCCACGTCCCAGCCCATCCCCAG CGCCGTCCCCAACAGGTCCACCTTCGCTTGCCCTTACTGTGGCGCCCGCAACCTGGACCAGCAGGAGCTGGTGAAGCACTGCGTGGACAACCACCGCAGTGACCCCAACCGCGTG GTGTGCCCCATCTGCTCGGCCATGCCCTGGGGCGACCCCAGCTACAAGAGCGCCAACTTCCTGCAGCACCTGCTCCACAGGCACAAGTTCTCCTATGACACTTTCGTG GACTACAGCATTGACGAGGAGGCTGCCTTCCAGGCCGCCCTGGCCCTGTCTCTCTCCGAGAACTGA